From the Pseudanabaena sp. FACHB-2040 genome, one window contains:
- the glgX gene encoding glycogen debranching protein GlgX, protein MELTVWPGKPYPLGATWDGSGTNFALFSENATAVDLCLFDEAGRETRIPLPEAEVENYVWHGYLPQVKPGQQYGYRVHGPFAPEEGQRFNPHKLMIDPYAYAIAGDIRHDKAIFSYPLDAPASIDADLLFSAEDDADSIPKCVVVDPAFDWEGDAPLDTPWHKTVIYETHVKGFTQRHPGVPEALRGTYAGLGHPAAIEYLKSLGVTAVELLPVHHFNAFPGHLAGAGLRNYWGYDSLAYFAPYSGYSAAGEQGGQVQEFKQMVKALHAAGMEVILDVVYNHTGEGNHLGPTLSFRGIDNTAYYRQVEETPRYYMDFTGCGNSLNVGHPQVLKLIMDSLRYWVQEMHVDGFRFDLAAALARELYEVDTLAAFFDIIHQDPILSTTKLIAEPWDLGEGGYQVGNFPLLWSEWNGKYRDSIRDFWRDHNCSLGEFAYRLTGSSDLYQANGKRPHASVNFVTCHDGFTLRDLVSYNEKHNLANGENNQDGDSHNRSWNCGAEGETDDPDILRLRSQQQRNFLTTLMLSQGVPMLLGGDERGRTQKGNNNTYCQDNDLSWFHWEGGQPELLEFTRRLIHFRQQHPVFCRRHWFQGREIHGSGVSDIGWFNPDGSKISDQQWHDDEAKAIAVFLNGKEIPDPNPRGERVVDDSFLLLFNAQAELEKFIISPLLAQSAWQQILDTKDTTGFFEPGRVYQPDQGVPVAAHSLVLLRCLP, encoded by the coding sequence ATGGAACTAACCGTCTGGCCCGGTAAACCCTATCCCCTAGGAGCGACCTGGGACGGCAGCGGTACAAACTTCGCGCTGTTCTCTGAAAATGCCACGGCGGTGGACCTTTGTCTGTTTGATGAAGCAGGGCGAGAGACCCGCATCCCGCTGCCAGAAGCAGAGGTGGAGAATTATGTGTGGCATGGCTACCTGCCGCAGGTTAAGCCCGGTCAGCAGTACGGCTACCGGGTTCATGGCCCCTTTGCCCCTGAGGAGGGTCAGCGGTTTAACCCCCACAAGCTGATGATTGACCCCTATGCCTATGCGATCGCAGGCGACATCCGACACGACAAGGCGATTTTTAGCTACCCCCTCGATGCTCCAGCCAGCATTGATGCCGACTTGCTATTCTCAGCCGAAGACGATGCTGACTCCATCCCGAAGTGCGTCGTGGTAGACCCAGCCTTCGACTGGGAAGGCGATGCGCCCCTCGATACGCCCTGGCACAAAACCGTCATTTACGAAACTCATGTCAAAGGCTTTACCCAGCGCCATCCCGGCGTGCCAGAAGCGCTGCGGGGCACCTACGCTGGGCTAGGCCATCCGGCGGCGATTGAGTATCTAAAGTCGCTCGGCGTTACAGCGGTTGAGCTTTTGCCGGTGCACCACTTCAATGCATTTCCAGGGCACCTAGCGGGAGCAGGGCTACGGAATTACTGGGGTTATGACTCCCTGGCTTATTTTGCTCCCTACTCCGGCTACAGTGCTGCTGGGGAGCAGGGAGGGCAAGTGCAGGAGTTTAAGCAGATGGTTAAGGCGCTCCATGCTGCGGGTATGGAGGTGATTTTAGATGTGGTCTACAACCATACGGGTGAGGGCAACCACCTGGGGCCTACCCTATCGTTCCGGGGTATTGATAATACGGCCTATTACCGCCAGGTGGAGGAGACGCCCCGGTACTACATGGACTTTACCGGCTGCGGCAACTCGCTCAACGTCGGCCATCCCCAAGTACTCAAGCTGATCATGGACAGCCTGCGCTACTGGGTCCAGGAAATGCATGTAGACGGGTTCCGCTTTGATCTAGCTGCTGCATTAGCGCGCGAGCTATACGAAGTCGATACCCTGGCAGCTTTTTTTGACATCATCCACCAAGACCCGATACTCTCAACTACCAAGCTCATTGCTGAGCCGTGGGACTTGGGTGAGGGCGGCTATCAGGTGGGCAACTTTCCGCTGCTGTGGTCTGAGTGGAACGGCAAGTACCGTGATTCCATCCGAGATTTTTGGCGTGACCACAACTGCTCTCTGGGCGAGTTTGCCTACCGCCTAACCGGCAGCTCCGACCTTTACCAAGCCAACGGTAAGCGGCCCCACGCTAGCGTCAACTTTGTCACTTGCCACGATGGGTTTACTCTGCGCGATCTAGTCAGCTACAACGAGAAGCACAATCTGGCTAACGGCGAGAATAACCAGGATGGCGACAGCCACAACCGCTCTTGGAACTGTGGCGCAGAAGGAGAAACTGACGACCCTGACATCCTCAGGTTGCGATCGCAGCAGCAGCGCAACTTTCTGACTACGCTAATGCTTTCCCAGGGCGTGCCGATGCTGCTAGGTGGCGATGAGAGGGGCCGTACTCAGAAAGGCAACAACAATACTTACTGTCAGGACAATGATCTGTCGTGGTTTCACTGGGAGGGGGGGCAGCCAGAGCTGCTGGAGTTTACCCGCAGACTAATCCACTTCCGGCAGCAGCATCCGGTGTTTTGCCGTCGGCACTGGTTTCAGGGCCGCGAGATCCACGGTTCGGGGGTGAGCGATATCGGCTGGTTTAACCCCGACGGCAGCAAGATCAGTGATCAGCAGTGGCACGACGATGAAGCTAAAGCGATCGCAGTTTTTCTCAACGGCAAAGAGATCCCTGATCCAAACCCTCGCGGTGAGCGAGTAGTTGACGACAGTTTCCTGCTGCTGTTTAACGCTCAGGCAGAGCTAGAAAAATTCATTATCTCTCCGCTGCTGGCTCAGTCTGCCTGGCAGCAAATTTTAGATACCAAAGACACTACCGGCTTTTTTGAACCCGGCAGAGTTTACCAGCCCGATCAGGGGGTGCCGGTCGCTGCCCATTCCCTGGTGTTGCTGCGCTGCCTGCCCTAG
- a CDS encoding MGMT family protein encodes MSLIYERIYAVVRQIPHGQVATYGQVAELAGLIGKPRLVGYALYRVDMEMGDIPWHRVINAKGEVSRSPLRNGSDYVQQALLEDEGLEFNPEGKVDLGRYRWQPSQAQLEQAVIWAEGIV; translated from the coding sequence ATGTCGCTGATCTATGAGCGCATTTACGCCGTTGTCCGCCAGATTCCCCACGGTCAAGTCGCCACCTACGGGCAGGTCGCAGAGCTAGCGGGGTTAATTGGCAAGCCTCGGCTGGTGGGTTATGCCCTGTACCGGGTTGATATGGAGATGGGTGACATTCCCTGGCATCGGGTGATCAACGCCAAGGGGGAGGTTTCTCGCTCGCCCCTGCGCAACGGGTCAGACTACGTGCAGCAGGCCCTGTTAGAAGACGAGGGTCTTGAGTTTAACCCAGAGGGCAAAGTTGACCTGGGGCGCTATCGGTGGCAGCCCTCACAGGCGCAGCTTGAGCAGGCAGTGATTTGGGCGGAGGGGATCGTTTAG
- a CDS encoding DUF6464 family protein, with the protein MESNQRTEIILNQPNASLGHVSLDWSPQPGAYLEVEGQTYLVLERRHRYHLKSGRYELHQTTLYVQRSDVPEEKSLLDGQWVIGDITCLYNARSELLRCAVNPQGPCDRCSHHRPLNNSD; encoded by the coding sequence ATGGAGTCGAATCAGCGCACAGAAATCATCCTCAACCAACCCAACGCTAGCTTGGGACACGTGTCTCTAGACTGGAGCCCTCAGCCGGGGGCTTACCTGGAGGTTGAAGGGCAGACCTATCTGGTGCTGGAACGGCGGCACCGCTATCATCTCAAGTCGGGCCGCTATGAGCTGCACCAAACAACGCTTTACGTTCAAAGGTCTGACGTGCCCGAAGAGAAAAGTTTACTAGACGGGCAGTGGGTGATTGGCGATATTACCTGCCTCTACAATGCTCGATCAGAGCTGCTGCGCTGTGCTGTGAATCCTCAGGGGCCTTGCGATCGCTGCTCTCACCATCGGCCTCTAAATAACTCTGATTAA
- the fusA gene encoding elongation factor G — protein MKDLTRYRNIGIFAHVDAGKTTTTERILKLTGKIHKIGEVHEGAATTDFMEQEQERGITIQSAATSCFWNDHQLNIIDTPGHVDFTIEVYRSLKVLDGGIGVFCGSGGVEPQSETNWRYANDSKVARVIYINKLDRTGADFYRVVKQVETVLAAKPLVMVLPIGVEEQFSGVVDLLTRKAWVWDNSGDPMNYEIKDVPADMVDDVESYREALIELAVEQDDTMMEKYLEGEELTIDEIKACIRKGTIDLAFFPTYCGSSFKNKGVQLVLDAVVDYLPNPTEVKPQPEVDLEGHETGTFAYVDPEKPLRALAFKIMDDRFGALTFTRLYSGKLSKGDTILNTATGKTERVSRLVEMHANSREEIDSAQAGDIIAIVGMKNVQTGHTLCDPKNPATLEPMVFPDPVISIAVKPKTKGGDEKMGMALSKMVQEDPSFHVETDEESGETILKGMGELHLDIKVDILKRTHGVEVEVGKPQVAYRESVTKRLEDSYTHKKQSGGSGQYGKIDYIIEPGEPGSGFQFETKVTGGTVPREFWPAVQKGFEASIDKGVLAGFPCVDLKITLTDGGYHPVDSSAIAFEIAARAAYRQTLPKAGPQLLEPIMNVDVFTPDDYMGDVIGDLNRRRGMIKSQETGPMGARIKADVPLSEMFGYIGDLRTMTSGRGQFSMSFSHYAPCPSNVAEEVIKEAKERQAAA, from the coding sequence ATGAAAGACCTCACTCGCTATCGCAATATTGGCATCTTCGCTCACGTAGACGCGGGCAAGACCACCACAACTGAGAGAATCCTGAAGCTAACCGGCAAGATCCACAAGATCGGTGAGGTTCACGAAGGTGCAGCCACAACCGACTTTATGGAGCAGGAGCAAGAGCGGGGTATTACAATTCAGTCCGCTGCTACTTCCTGTTTCTGGAACGACCACCAGCTGAACATCATCGATACCCCTGGTCACGTTGACTTCACGATTGAGGTCTACCGCTCCCTGAAGGTGCTCGATGGCGGCATCGGCGTGTTCTGCGGCTCAGGTGGTGTAGAGCCCCAATCTGAAACTAACTGGCGCTATGCCAACGACTCTAAAGTTGCCCGCGTTATCTATATCAACAAGCTAGACCGTACCGGGGCCGACTTCTATCGCGTGGTCAAGCAGGTTGAAACCGTACTAGCAGCTAAGCCGCTAGTGATGGTGCTGCCGATTGGGGTGGAAGAGCAGTTTTCTGGTGTTGTTGACCTACTGACCCGTAAGGCTTGGGTGTGGGACAACTCTGGCGACCCCATGAACTACGAGATCAAAGACGTGCCCGCCGACATGGTGGACGATGTCGAGTCTTACCGCGAGGCGCTGATTGAACTGGCGGTCGAGCAAGACGACACCATGATGGAGAAGTACCTGGAAGGGGAAGAGCTGACCATTGACGAGATCAAGGCCTGCATCCGCAAGGGCACCATTGATCTGGCCTTTTTCCCGACCTACTGCGGCTCCTCGTTTAAGAACAAGGGCGTGCAGCTTGTTCTCGATGCGGTTGTGGACTATCTGCCCAACCCCACCGAAGTCAAGCCTCAGCCTGAGGTAGACCTAGAGGGCCATGAGACCGGCACCTTTGCCTACGTTGATCCTGAAAAGCCTCTGCGGGCTTTGGCGTTCAAAATTATGGACGACCGCTTTGGGGCGCTCACCTTCACTCGCCTGTACTCTGGCAAGCTGTCTAAGGGTGACACCATCCTCAATACCGCTACTGGCAAGACTGAGCGGGTCAGCCGTCTGGTAGAGATGCACGCCAACTCTCGTGAAGAGATTGACTCGGCGCAGGCAGGCGACATCATCGCCATTGTCGGTATGAAGAACGTCCAGACGGGGCACACCCTCTGCGATCCCAAAAATCCGGCGACTCTAGAGCCGATGGTCTTCCCCGATCCGGTGATCTCCATTGCAGTCAAGCCCAAGACCAAGGGCGGAGACGAGAAGATGGGTATGGCCCTGAGCAAAATGGTTCAGGAAGATCCTTCCTTCCACGTCGAAACTGATGAGGAGAGCGGCGAAACCATCCTTAAGGGAATGGGTGAACTGCACCTGGATATTAAGGTGGACATCCTCAAGCGTACCCACGGGGTTGAGGTAGAAGTCGGCAAGCCTCAGGTGGCCTACCGCGAGTCGGTTACCAAGCGCCTCGAAGACAGCTACACCCACAAGAAGCAGTCGGGTGGTTCGGGCCAGTACGGCAAGATCGACTACATCATCGAGCCAGGCGAACCCGGCAGCGGCTTCCAGTTTGAAACGAAGGTGACGGGCGGTACCGTACCTCGTGAATTCTGGCCTGCTGTGCAGAAGGGCTTTGAGGCCAGCATCGACAAGGGTGTACTGGCTGGCTTCCCCTGTGTGGATCTGAAGATCACGCTGACGGATGGCGGTTACCACCCGGTTGACTCGTCTGCGATCGCATTCGAAATCGCGGCCAGAGCTGCCTACCGGCAAACGCTGCCCAAGGCGGGTCCGCAGCTGCTAGAGCCGATCATGAATGTGGACGTGTTCACGCCTGATGACTACATGGGAGATGTCATTGGCGACCTTAACCGTCGCCGGGGCATGATCAAGTCCCAGGAAACCGGCCCAATGGGCGCTCGCATCAAGGCAGATGTGCCTCTAAGTGAGATGTTTGGCTACATTGGCGATCTGCGAACCATGACCTCGGGTCGGGGCCAGTTCTCGATGTCCTTCTCTCATTACGCTCCCTGCCCCTCCAATGTGGCAGAAGAGGTGATCAAGGAGGCCAAGGAGCGCCAGGCGGCTGCGTAG
- a CDS encoding DUF411 domain-containing protein, with protein sequence MKRRLFNQIGLCSIAAGVVGGSALTGRISAAKANSLASAPDQPPLDITVYRDPTCGCCHQWIEYLETQGLQVTDQLHEDMATLKQQYGIPADLTSCHTAKVEGYVIEGHVPADDIRRLVAERPEVVGIAVPGMPVGSPGMESGNRRDAFSVVSFNQAGQTAIFNHYT encoded by the coding sequence ATGAAGCGTAGACTCTTTAATCAGATTGGCCTTTGTTCAATTGCAGCTGGTGTTGTCGGTGGCAGTGCTTTAACTGGGCGCATCAGTGCGGCCAAAGCCAACAGCCTTGCCTCCGCTCCAGATCAACCTCCACTAGACATCACGGTTTATCGCGACCCTACCTGCGGCTGCTGTCACCAGTGGATTGAGTACCTCGAAACCCAGGGCTTGCAAGTCACTGACCAGCTTCACGAAGACATGGCGACCCTCAAGCAGCAGTACGGGATTCCCGCTGATCTGACCTCCTGCCATACTGCTAAAGTGGAAGGGTATGTGATTGAGGGCCATGTCCCGGCAGACGATATTCGGCGGCTAGTTGCCGAACGACCAGAAGTAGTGGGGATTGCCGTACCCGGAATGCCCGTAGGATCCCCTGGAATGGAATCTGGCAACCGTCGTGATGCCTTTTCGGTCGTTTCCTTTAATCAGGCTGGGCAAACTGCTATCTTCAATCACTACACTTAA
- a CDS encoding mechanosensitive ion channel family protein, protein MKFPQSKINPRKIRYRAIGLVFGIISSILLSGLLTLPSWGQVPSLPPNVAQSAGFLADAAFDDQAILTGEVRLDGRSLFAIAAPALGQAGQLGATTPIEERIQGIERTLVQVANSEFDPDELEVRSEIDESSRLPVITINDQYLMTVTTLDAQLQVQEPERWANQLTGIIRQSLIRARQERQPEFLTRQALIASAIILVTLICGWIIAYWQGLFQARKKQLEIENPPDTSTPADIVREPLSDPMDLRRGGLKRHYQNLIDLRTRLLQIAQFSLFAAALFIVLGLFPYTRWLQPFLFSAPLQILLIGMAVYLLIRFSDILIDRFTGAFARRNQIDPEAYQRISLRISTFSRVLKSGAGVIWLVIGILAALSVVGVDLVPLLAGAGIIGLAISFAAQSLVKDMINGALILFEDQYAVGDVINLGEVSGFVENMNLRITQLRDSEGQLITVPNSAIAIVRNLSKDWSRVDLSIDLAYGTNPDHALAVIRSLSQEIYADPAWRAKMPEPPEVLGIDEVDHTGLLIRVWIKTLPLQQWKVAREFRRRLAHVLEQEGLAIGIPQQSLYFKSSQSFDTEWQDRHHEGPLESVTRE, encoded by the coding sequence ATGAAGTTTCCCCAATCTAAAATTAATCCTCGAAAAATCCGCTACAGAGCAATTGGCCTAGTTTTTGGGATCATTAGCTCAATATTGCTGTCAGGATTGCTGACTCTGCCCAGTTGGGGACAAGTGCCCAGCCTGCCTCCAAATGTAGCTCAGTCTGCTGGCTTTCTAGCCGATGCTGCCTTCGACGATCAGGCAATATTGACAGGTGAAGTCCGTTTAGATGGCCGCAGCTTGTTTGCGATCGCAGCTCCAGCCCTCGGTCAAGCGGGTCAGCTTGGTGCAACAACCCCGATTGAGGAGCGGATTCAAGGCATTGAAAGAACGCTTGTTCAAGTTGCTAACAGCGAGTTCGATCCAGACGAACTTGAGGTCCGATCAGAAATAGACGAGAGCAGTAGGCTTCCGGTCATTACTATTAACGATCAGTACTTGATGACCGTGACTACCCTTGATGCCCAGCTACAGGTGCAAGAGCCTGAGCGATGGGCTAATCAGCTCACTGGAATAATTCGTCAGTCCCTGATTAGAGCTCGCCAGGAACGGCAGCCTGAGTTTCTAACTCGTCAGGCCTTAATTGCCTCAGCAATTATCTTGGTAACGCTAATTTGTGGCTGGATTATTGCCTACTGGCAGGGCCTGTTTCAGGCCAGGAAAAAACAGCTAGAAATAGAAAACCCTCCCGATACAAGCACGCCTGCAGACATTGTCCGGGAACCTCTCTCTGATCCGATGGATCTAAGAAGAGGAGGCCTCAAACGGCATTACCAAAACCTCATTGATTTGAGAACCCGACTGCTGCAGATTGCTCAATTCAGCCTGTTTGCAGCTGCTCTATTTATTGTGCTGGGCTTGTTTCCCTACACCCGATGGCTTCAGCCCTTCCTATTTTCCGCGCCTCTGCAGATTCTCCTCATTGGTATGGCAGTTTATTTGCTAATTCGATTTAGCGATATTCTGATTGACCGCTTTACCGGAGCATTTGCCCGTAGGAACCAGATCGATCCAGAAGCTTATCAGCGCATTTCTCTCCGGATTTCTACCTTTTCTAGAGTGCTTAAAAGTGGGGCTGGGGTGATCTGGTTGGTGATTGGTATTTTGGCAGCGTTGTCGGTCGTTGGGGTTGACCTCGTGCCGCTGCTAGCCGGGGCCGGAATTATCGGTTTGGCAATTTCCTTTGCCGCTCAAAGCTTGGTCAAAGACATGATCAACGGAGCCCTGATTCTATTTGAGGATCAGTATGCTGTAGGCGATGTGATTAACTTGGGGGAAGTCTCGGGCTTTGTAGAGAACATGAACCTGCGCATCACTCAGCTGCGAGACAGTGAAGGGCAGCTCATCACGGTGCCCAACAGCGCCATTGCCATTGTCCGCAACCTCTCCAAAGACTGGTCCCGAGTCGATTTGTCAATTGACTTAGCCTACGGCACTAACCCGGATCACGCCCTGGCTGTAATTCGCAGCCTGTCTCAGGAGATCTACGCCGATCCAGCATGGCGGGCCAAAATGCCTGAGCCGCCAGAGGTGCTTGGCATTGATGAAGTAGACCATACAGGCCTTCTCATTCGAGTCTGGATTAAGACACTGCCACTACAGCAGTGGAAAGTGGCCCGAGAGTTTCGCCGCCGCCTAGCCCATGTGTTGGAGCAGGAAGGTTTAGCCATCGGCATCCCTCAACAGTCTTTGTATTTCAAAAGTTCCCAAAGCTTTGATACCGAATGGCAGGACCGCCATCACGAAGGCCCTCTAGAGAGCGTGACGAGGGAGTAA
- a CDS encoding PadR family transcriptional regulator: MGDRDFYSGLIRLHILHHAVREPIFGLGIIEELGRHGYKLSPGTLYPILHSLERKGYLYSFEERSGRQKRKFYRATANGQAALEDAKDKVRELFGELFEADPS, translated from the coding sequence ATGGGCGACAGGGATTTTTATTCGGGGCTGATCCGGCTGCATATTCTTCACCATGCCGTTCGTGAACCCATCTTTGGCCTGGGGATTATTGAAGAGTTAGGCCGCCACGGATATAAGCTCAGCCCCGGCACTCTCTATCCCATCCTGCATAGCCTGGAGCGAAAAGGCTATCTCTACTCGTTCGAGGAGCGCTCTGGCAGACAAAAGCGTAAGTTTTATCGGGCCACTGCCAACGGACAAGCAGCCTTAGAAGACGCTAAAGACAAGGTAAGAGAGCTATTTGGAGAGCTGTTTGAAGCCGACCCTTCCTGA
- a CDS encoding cyanophycinase, with the protein MAPEQTQTVESEAAPENIALPETHGQLVIIGGAEDKEGECKILREFVRRAGGVQARIAVMTVATGLPGEVGEQYINIFERLGVERVEVVDTAHPDDARSQSALEAVQQATGVFFTGGNQARITELIKDTELDAMLHRRFAEGIVIAGTSAGAAMMPDMMIVEGEAETSPRPDVVNMDRGMGFLPGVVIDQHFAQRGRLGRLLSAAAQQPVVIGFGIDENTAIAVNGSELEVIGEGAVTIVDMANVTHNNVDELLRDEPLALCGVKLHILPHGYKFDLKTRSCVC; encoded by the coding sequence ATGGCTCCTGAGCAAACCCAAACGGTTGAAAGTGAAGCTGCACCGGAGAATATTGCCCTGCCTGAAACCCATGGCCAACTGGTAATTATTGGCGGGGCAGAGGACAAAGAAGGGGAGTGCAAAATTCTGCGGGAATTTGTGCGGCGGGCAGGGGGTGTACAGGCCCGTATTGCTGTTATGACGGTGGCGACAGGCTTGCCCGGCGAGGTGGGTGAGCAGTATATCAACATTTTCGAGCGGCTGGGCGTGGAACGGGTAGAGGTGGTTGATACAGCCCACCCCGACGATGCCCGCAGTCAAAGCGCTCTAGAGGCTGTGCAGCAGGCCACGGGAGTCTTTTTTACTGGAGGTAATCAGGCCCGAATTACGGAGTTGATCAAAGACACCGAACTCGATGCCATGCTGCATCGGCGGTTTGCTGAGGGCATTGTTATTGCTGGCACCAGTGCTGGGGCTGCAATGATGCCGGACATGATGATTGTTGAGGGAGAAGCAGAAACCAGCCCGCGACCAGACGTGGTGAATATGGACCGCGGTATGGGTTTCTTGCCTGGCGTTGTGATCGACCAGCACTTTGCCCAGCGAGGCCGGTTGGGGCGGTTGCTATCGGCTGCGGCTCAACAGCCCGTTGTAATCGGCTTTGGCATTGATGAAAATACTGCGATCGCAGTCAACGGCAGCGAGCTGGAGGTCATCGGCGAAGGCGCAGTCACCATTGTTGACATGGCTAACGTGACCCACAACAACGTGGATGAACTGCTCAGAGATGAGCCGCTAGCCCTCTGTGGCGTCAAGCTGCACATTCTGCCTCACGGCTACAAATTTGATCTCAAAACTCGCTCCTGCGTTTGTTGA
- a CDS encoding DUF4327 family protein, with protein sequence MRYTLGFIQDEVRELVQRGVVNRRQPIYTLYRYIPACDWPNFQQELEDNDYLLRDRIGDLLLPETWDND encoded by the coding sequence ATGCGCTACACGCTTGGTTTTATTCAAGACGAAGTTCGAGAGCTAGTGCAGCGGGGCGTGGTTAATCGCCGCCAGCCAATCTACACCCTCTACCGCTACATCCCAGCCTGCGACTGGCCTAATTTTCAGCAAGAATTGGAGGATAATGACTACCTTTTGCGAGATCGCATTGGCGATCTGCTCCTGCCCGAAACCTGGGATAACGACTAA
- a CDS encoding aldo/keto reductase: MRTLRLPSGQLIPVLGLGTWKMGESARFRQEEVAALRHGLDLGMTLIDTAEMYGQGEAETVIAEAIAGRRSDVFLVSKVYPHNATHERAIAACERSLQRLQTDYLDLYLLHWRGSVPLSETLEAFETLKQAGKIRAFGVSNFDVKDLEKATALPGGDAIATNQVLYNLMRRGIEWDLLPWCRQRQIPVMAYSPVEQGRLLKHRPLQALAQQKGVSAAQLAIAWLLHQDNVIVIPKASSLAHVEENQAALKIQLSPEDLAALDEAFPPPAQPIALEML, encoded by the coding sequence ATGCGAACGCTCCGTTTACCCTCAGGACAGCTGATACCGGTGCTGGGGTTGGGAACCTGGAAAATGGGTGAGTCGGCTCGATTTCGCCAGGAGGAGGTTGCTGCTTTGCGTCACGGTCTGGATTTGGGGATGACCTTAATCGATACCGCTGAAATGTATGGTCAAGGCGAAGCTGAAACAGTCATTGCGGAAGCGATTGCCGGTCGTCGTTCCGACGTTTTCTTAGTTAGCAAGGTCTATCCTCACAACGCCACACACGAACGTGCGATCGCAGCCTGTGAGCGCTCTCTGCAAAGGCTCCAGACCGACTATTTAGACTTGTATCTGCTCCACTGGCGCGGCTCGGTGCCCCTCAGCGAAACCTTGGAAGCCTTCGAAACGCTGAAACAGGCAGGCAAGATTCGAGCTTTTGGGGTGAGTAACTTTGATGTGAAGGATCTGGAAAAGGCTACTGCCCTGCCAGGGGGCGACGCGATCGCAACCAACCAGGTGCTCTACAACCTGATGCGCCGGGGCATCGAGTGGGATTTATTGCCCTGGTGCCGCCAGCGACAGATCCCTGTCATGGCTTACTCTCCAGTAGAACAAGGACGACTGCTCAAGCACCGACCCCTGCAGGCGCTGGCGCAGCAAAAGGGCGTGAGTGCGGCTCAACTTGCGATCGCATGGCTACTGCACCAAGACAATGTGATTGTTATTCCTAAAGCGAGCAGCCTGGCTCACGTCGAGGAGAACCAGGCTGCCCTGAAAATACAGCTCAGCCCTGAGGATCTAGCGGCGCTAGATGAGGCTTTTCCCCCACCCGCTCAGCCCATCGCCCTGGAGATGCTGTAG
- a CDS encoding DUF1830 domain-containing protein, translating into MIEGPESFTCHYVYVNATSKVQVIRVANVPDWHFERVAFPGQRLLIEAKPEAVVEIYINERASSVLKERIPSEDLQCVWL; encoded by the coding sequence ATGATTGAAGGCCCCGAATCGTTTACTTGCCACTACGTCTATGTCAATGCCACCAGCAAGGTCCAGGTGATCCGCGTTGCCAATGTACCTGATTGGCATTTTGAGCGCGTTGCCTTTCCGGGGCAGCGACTTCTGATTGAGGCCAAACCCGAAGCCGTTGTGGAAATCTATATTAACGAAAGAGCTAGCTCTGTGTTGAAAGAGCGAATCCCCAGTGAAGATCTACAGTGCGTCTGGCTGTAG
- a CDS encoding biopolymer transporter ExbD, with the protein MKLDLLETSTEDVRLELVPLIDVIFCILTFFILAAVGLTQQQAIDLDLPAAQTGQPVPGTGQAIPDRLYVSIDAIGQVYLDQQPVTLDLLYDVLLQHQQAAPNGLIVLYASRDARYEDVVTVLDLLRSVGGDRVALATLPRDRGQPDGTQSGQPIQPGQPGQQEGDLFPLQPAPGSPLAPVDPNAPLLPFGEQQQPLNQPQFPTGDPLSPSNPEAQPSAPLAPEN; encoded by the coding sequence ATGAAGCTCGATTTACTAGAAACCTCCACAGAGGACGTGCGGCTTGAACTGGTGCCTTTGATTGACGTTATCTTCTGTATTCTCACCTTTTTCATTTTGGCGGCGGTGGGCCTGACCCAGCAGCAGGCAATTGACCTAGATCTGCCTGCGGCCCAGACCGGACAACCCGTTCCAGGAACCGGCCAAGCCATTCCCGATCGGCTCTATGTCAGCATTGACGCCATTGGTCAGGTCTATCTCGATCAGCAGCCGGTGACGCTGGACCTGCTCTACGATGTGCTGCTGCAGCACCAGCAGGCAGCCCCCAATGGCCTGATCGTGCTCTATGCCTCTCGCGATGCTCGCTATGAAGATGTCGTGACAGTGCTTGACCTGCTGCGCTCGGTTGGCGGCGATCGTGTGGCCCTGGCAACCCTACCAAGGGATCGAGGTCAGCCAGACGGCACGCAGTCCGGTCAACCTATCCAACCCGGTCAACCGGGCCAGCAGGAAGGCGATTTGTTCCCCCTACAGCCAGCTCCAGGCAGCCCCCTAGCGCCTGTCGATCCTAATGCGCCGCTGTTGCCTTTTGGAGAGCAGCAGCAGCCCTTGAATCAGCCTCAGTTCCCTACAGGCGATCCCCTTTCCCCGAGCAATCCTGAAGCTCAGCCGTCAGCCCCTCTGGCCCCAGAAAATTAG